The following are encoded together in the Vibrio splendidus genome:
- the hutH gene encoding histidine ammonia-lyase → MLNLLLKPGLLGLPELRKISRSPVNLSLDPAAIPDIEASMHVVEQVIAEDRTVYGINTGFGLLANTKIAPEDLEVLQKSIVLSHAAGIGKFMSDETVRLMMVLKINSLSRGYSGIRLKVINALIDLVNAQVYPCVPQKGSVGASGDLAPLAHMSTVLLGEGQARHNGKIITGLEAMQIAGLEPITLAPKEGLALLNGTQASTAFALEGLFAAEDLFASATVCGAMSVEAALGSRRPFDPRIHRVRGHRGQMDAALAYRHMLDQKSEIGESHTCCEKVQDPYSLRCQPQVMGACLQQIRNSAETLTIEANAVSDNPLVFADDGDIISGGNFHAEPVAMAADNLALAIAEIGSLSERRMALLIDSALSKLPPFLVDNGGVNSGFMIAQVTSAALASENKTLAHPASIDSLPTSANQEDHVSMATFAARRLRYMAENTRGILAVEYLAAAQGLDFRAPNLSSPRVEEAKQILREKVSFYDKDRYFAPDIEQANLLLKLSVHNHLMPEGTLCSF, encoded by the coding sequence ATGTTGAATTTATTACTTAAACCAGGACTTCTTGGCTTACCTGAACTGCGTAAGATTAGCCGCAGCCCTGTAAATTTATCACTCGACCCCGCAGCGATTCCTGATATTGAAGCGAGCATGCACGTTGTCGAGCAAGTGATTGCGGAAGATCGTACCGTGTATGGCATCAATACGGGTTTTGGCTTATTAGCGAATACCAAAATAGCGCCTGAAGATTTAGAAGTACTACAGAAAAGTATCGTGCTTTCTCACGCAGCAGGCATCGGCAAGTTCATGTCTGATGAAACTGTGCGTTTGATGATGGTGCTAAAGATTAACAGCTTGTCTCGTGGCTACTCTGGTATCCGACTCAAGGTCATAAATGCTCTTATCGATCTAGTGAACGCACAAGTTTACCCGTGCGTACCACAAAAAGGATCAGTGGGCGCTTCTGGAGATCTTGCTCCCCTCGCCCACATGAGTACGGTACTGCTTGGTGAAGGCCAAGCACGTCACAACGGCAAGATCATCACTGGCTTAGAAGCAATGCAGATCGCTGGCTTGGAGCCAATCACACTTGCTCCGAAAGAAGGCTTAGCTCTGTTAAACGGCACACAAGCATCGACAGCCTTTGCATTAGAAGGTCTGTTCGCAGCTGAAGACTTGTTTGCGTCTGCAACCGTGTGTGGCGCAATGTCTGTTGAAGCCGCGCTGGGTAGTCGTCGTCCGTTTGATCCGCGTATTCATCGCGTTCGTGGTCACCGTGGCCAAATGGATGCAGCACTTGCTTACCGTCATATGCTTGATCAAAAAAGTGAGATTGGTGAATCACACACTTGTTGTGAAAAGGTTCAAGACCCTTACTCGCTGCGTTGCCAACCTCAAGTGATGGGTGCTTGTTTACAGCAAATTCGTAATTCAGCAGAGACTTTAACGATTGAAGCAAATGCCGTATCCGACAACCCGCTTGTTTTCGCTGACGATGGCGACATCATTTCGGGCGGTAACTTCCACGCAGAACCTGTCGCAATGGCAGCCGATAACCTTGCACTAGCGATAGCTGAAATCGGTAGCTTGTCAGAGCGTAGAATGGCGTTGTTGATTGATAGTGCGCTAAGCAAACTTCCACCTTTCTTGGTCGATAACGGCGGCGTGAACTCGGGCTTTATGATTGCTCAAGTAACGTCTGCAGCACTCGCTAGTGAGAACAAAACCTTGGCTCATCCGGCGTCAATAGACAGCCTACCTACTTCTGCAAACCAAGAAGACCACGTATCAATGGCCACCTTTGCCGCTCGTAGGCTTAGATACATGGCTGAAAACACCCGTGGGATATTGGCAGTAGAATATTTAGCAGCAGCACAAGGGCTAGACTTCCGCGCTCCGAATCTATCTTCTCCTCGTGTGGAAGAAGCGAAACAGATTCTGCGTGAAAAAGTCAGCTTTTACGACAAAGACAGATATTTTGCTCCGGATATTGAACAAGCGAACTTATTGCTCAAATTATCCGTTCATAATCACCTAATGCCAGAAGGCACTTTGTGTAGCTTTTAA
- a CDS encoding DUF3334 family protein codes for MKKNKTVTTEDILLKLCQSVSSVLTSATASQVSYSAMVQKINKTSLKPDFGCFVLFDGGFSGLVVINFTSKAALEIYTNYMRNMGMPEDELAVLHTSDEVGDVLGELMNQLVGDFTNKIRKELQTNITQNQPKMLALNKQVNLSVDTNLDRPQARRVTFSTANNNIFYLELAMDKTEFIQLEEFEIAEDECPDSILEATQKKMQEANKPAQSSGNDSAADLLDELGI; via the coding sequence ATGAAAAAAAACAAAACAGTCACAACTGAAGATATTCTTCTTAAGCTATGCCAATCAGTCTCAAGCGTACTCACTTCAGCGACGGCTTCTCAGGTGTCCTATTCAGCTATGGTTCAAAAGATCAACAAGACAAGTCTGAAGCCAGACTTTGGTTGTTTCGTCTTATTTGACGGTGGCTTTTCTGGTCTTGTTGTCATCAATTTTACGTCTAAAGCCGCGCTAGAGATCTATACCAATTACATGCGTAACATGGGCATGCCAGAAGATGAGCTGGCGGTACTACACACTTCAGACGAAGTGGGCGATGTTTTGGGCGAGTTAATGAACCAGTTAGTTGGTGATTTCACCAATAAGATCCGTAAAGAACTGCAAACCAACATCACACAGAACCAACCGAAAATGCTGGCATTGAACAAGCAAGTAAACCTTTCTGTTGATACTAACCTAGATCGTCCACAAGCCCGTCGTGTGACCTTCTCGACTGCAAACAACAACATCTTCTACCTAGAGCTTGCAATGGATAAGACAGAATTCATCCAATTAGAAGAATTTGAGATCGCTGAAGACGAATGTCCAGACAGTATTCTTGAGGCTACTCAGAAAAAAATGCAGGAAGCGAATAAGCCCGCTCAAAGTTCAGGTAATGATTCTGCAGCCGATCTACTCGATGAACTTGGTATCTAG
- a CDS encoding DUF2786 domain-containing protein — translation MDKKKALKKIAKCLELGNSANVNEAANAIKMAHNLMLKYGLEKDDIEFIKMGKTQSSHLLPANISSTLLRVIRGINTKFGVEAVLLNHKGLKRVEFIGEADRAIFAAFAFDIIYRELNEHTGQFRNSFAGSGTGTLEVTRRVNSYVSGWVEGALEKLPIITPDDESNNKINNYIDKEFENIDRETFKQQLREAMKNLTADYEVGLKKGRKLSVNRPVGGTQAAKKITKS, via the coding sequence ATGGATAAGAAAAAAGCCCTAAAGAAAATTGCCAAGTGCCTTGAGCTTGGAAATTCTGCGAACGTCAATGAAGCGGCCAATGCGATAAAAATGGCGCATAACTTGATGCTGAAATATGGTCTCGAGAAAGACGATATTGAATTTATCAAGATGGGAAAAACTCAGTCCAGTCATCTGTTACCTGCAAATATCAGCTCTACACTGCTGCGTGTTATTCGCGGTATTAACACCAAGTTTGGCGTAGAAGCCGTATTACTGAACCACAAAGGCCTTAAGCGTGTGGAGTTCATTGGTGAAGCTGATCGAGCAATCTTTGCTGCCTTTGCTTTCGATATTATTTATCGCGAATTGAACGAGCATACGGGTCAATTCAGAAACAGCTTTGCAGGATCTGGTACCGGAACTCTCGAAGTCACTCGTCGTGTGAATTCTTACGTCTCTGGTTGGGTAGAAGGTGCGCTTGAAAAGTTGCCTATCATTACCCCGGACGACGAGTCAAACAACAAAATCAATAACTACATTGATAAAGAATTTGAAAATATTGACCGTGAAACCTTCAAACAACAACTCAGAGAAGCGATGAAAAACCTCACCGCTGACTATGAAGTTGGTTTGAAGAAAGGTCGTAAGCTTTCGGTAAACCGCCCTGTTGGCGGAACTCAAGCGGCTAAAAAAATCACCAAATCGTAG
- a CDS encoding methyltransferase family protein, which translates to MKFLELKVPPVALFIIVFVASYFCAQQLSQGALALPYGMVVLGIGIILSGVIGISGIWEFRKQKTTVNPIKVETASAVVDSGIFGYTRNPMYLGLFILLFCFGYFFQNLFSVLLSFVFVIYMNQFQIKPEERALEQLFGAEYVDYKQKVRRWI; encoded by the coding sequence ATGAAATTTCTAGAATTAAAAGTACCACCCGTTGCACTGTTCATTATTGTATTCGTAGCATCATACTTCTGCGCTCAGCAGTTGAGCCAAGGGGCACTGGCATTACCTTATGGAATGGTTGTGCTAGGCATCGGGATCATATTGAGCGGTGTGATTGGAATATCAGGCATATGGGAATTCCGAAAACAGAAAACCACCGTTAACCCGATCAAAGTCGAAACCGCTTCAGCAGTCGTGGACAGTGGCATTTTTGGCTACACACGAAATCCAATGTATCTAGGGTTGTTTATCCTGCTATTTTGCTTTGGCTATTTCTTCCAAAACCTGTTCAGTGTCTTACTCAGTTTTGTATTCGTAATCTACATGAACCAGTTCCAAATTAAGCCAGAAGAACGCGCCCTAGAGCAATTGTTCGGTGCGGAATATGTTGATTACAAACAAAAGGTTAGGCGCTGGATTTAG
- the hutU gene encoding urocanate hydratase, which yields MTEHHNSDPRLDTTREIRAPHGTTLRAKSWLTEAPLRMLMNNLDPDVAEHPHALVVYGGIGRAARDWKCYDKIVEVLERLEDDQTLLVQSGKPVGVFPTHKNAPRVLIANSNLVPHWANWEHFNELDKEGLMMYGQMTAGSWIYIGSQGIVQGTYETFVAIAKKHFQGEANGKWVLTGGLGGMGGAQPLAATMAGFSMIAVECDESRIDYRLRTGYVDKKATSIDEAMAMIKESDTPISVGLLGNAADVFPELVERNITPDVVTDQTSAHDPLNGYLPQGWTMEKAAQERLIDEAKVVKAAKQSMAIQVQAMLDLQYRGAATVDYGNNIRQMALEEGVENAFDFPGFVPAYIRPLFCEGVGPFRWAALSGDPEDIYKTDQKVKELIPDNPHLHNWLDMARERIQFQGLPARICWVGLKDRERLGQAFNEMVKNGELKAPVVIGRDHLDSGSVASPNRETEGMMDGSDAVSDWPLLNALLNTAGGATWVSLHHGGGVGMGFSQHSGMVICCDGSEDASQRIARVLHNDPATGVMRHADAGYDIAKQCAKEQKLDLPMLNEELRRL from the coding sequence ATGACGGAACACCACAACAGTGACCCTCGTCTCGACACGACTCGCGAAATTCGCGCACCTCATGGCACCACTTTGCGCGCTAAATCTTGGTTAACAGAAGCACCACTGCGTATGCTGATGAATAACCTAGACCCTGATGTGGCAGAACACCCACATGCACTGGTTGTGTATGGCGGTATCGGTCGCGCTGCGCGTGATTGGAAATGTTATGACAAGATTGTTGAAGTATTAGAGCGTTTAGAAGACGACCAAACGTTGCTTGTTCAATCAGGTAAACCTGTGGGCGTGTTCCCGACTCATAAAAACGCGCCTCGCGTACTGATCGCGAACTCGAACCTTGTTCCACACTGGGCGAATTGGGAGCACTTCAACGAACTCGATAAAGAAGGCTTGATGATGTACGGCCAGATGACCGCAGGCAGCTGGATTTACATTGGCTCTCAAGGCATTGTTCAAGGCACTTATGAAACGTTTGTTGCTATCGCGAAGAAGCACTTTCAAGGCGAAGCAAACGGCAAATGGGTTCTTACTGGTGGCCTCGGCGGTATGGGTGGTGCTCAACCTCTCGCAGCGACTATGGCTGGCTTCTCGATGATTGCGGTTGAATGTGATGAATCACGAATCGATTACCGCTTGCGTACAGGCTATGTCGACAAAAAAGCCACCAGCATAGATGAAGCGATGGCAATGATTAAAGAATCAGACACACCAATCTCTGTTGGCCTACTCGGTAACGCAGCAGACGTATTCCCAGAGCTTGTTGAACGCAATATCACGCCTGACGTAGTGACTGACCAAACCTCAGCCCACGATCCGCTGAACGGCTACTTGCCGCAAGGTTGGACGATGGAGAAAGCAGCACAAGAACGTTTAATTGATGAAGCGAAAGTAGTGAAAGCCGCTAAGCAATCAATGGCGATTCAAGTTCAAGCTATGTTAGATCTTCAGTACCGTGGCGCTGCGACCGTAGATTACGGCAACAACATTCGCCAAATGGCACTTGAAGAAGGTGTGGAAAACGCGTTTGATTTTCCAGGCTTCGTTCCTGCCTATATACGACCTTTATTTTGTGAAGGCGTCGGTCCGTTCCGTTGGGCTGCCCTATCTGGTGACCCAGAAGACATCTACAAAACAGACCAAAAAGTAAAAGAACTGATTCCAGATAACCCACATCTACACAACTGGCTAGATATGGCGCGTGAACGCATACAGTTCCAAGGCTTACCCGCTCGTATCTGTTGGGTTGGTTTGAAAGATCGCGAACGTTTAGGCCAAGCATTCAATGAAATGGTTAAAAATGGCGAACTGAAAGCTCCGGTTGTTATCGGTCGTGACCACCTCGATTCAGGTTCAGTGGCAAGCCCGAACCGCGAAACAGAAGGCATGATGGATGGATCAGATGCCGTATCAGATTGGCCTCTATTGAACGCCCTTCTAAATACGGCAGGTGGCGCAACATGGGTTTCTCTGCACCACGGTGGCGGCGTTGGCATGGGCTTCTCACAACACTCAGGAATGGTGATTTGTTGTGACGGCAGTGAAGATGCATCGCAGCGCATTGCTCGTGTACTTCACAACGACCCAGCAACAGGCGTTATGCGTCATGCTGATGCGGGTTACGATATTGCCAAGCAGTGTGCTAAAGAACAGAAGCTTGATTTGCCTATGCTAAACGAAGAACTTCGTCGCCTTTAA
- the hutG gene encoding formimidoylglutamase encodes MTQSKSNVIQDNAATTHNFVWTGRNDLEDGALGTRVHHITKQVQSSELSNELTDGAIALVGFASDAGVARNKGRIGAKQAPNLIRQALANMAWHSDSHIADLGDIECNDGQLEVSQKQCASVIANALSTNKVITLGGGHEVAWASFQGLAEHLNKIQSEHKSKIGIVNFDAHFDLREFESNIADVKPSSGTPFNQISDYCHTHQWPFHYACLGVSAASNTKALFNKADQLGVWYEHDRNMTQVNQVAQLVKLQKFIAECDYLYLTIDLDVFPAATAPGVSAPAARGVSYEALAPFLEQIFQHSEKLIIADIAEYNPDYDVDGQTARLAARLCWDIASAMASD; translated from the coding sequence ATGACTCAATCTAAGTCCAACGTCATCCAAGATAATGCAGCAACCACACATAACTTTGTATGGACTGGGCGTAATGATCTTGAAGATGGCGCACTCGGTACTCGCGTTCATCACATTACCAAACAAGTTCAAAGTAGTGAGTTAAGTAACGAGCTTACTGATGGCGCTATCGCCTTAGTTGGCTTTGCCAGCGATGCAGGCGTTGCAAGAAATAAAGGCCGAATTGGCGCAAAACAAGCACCTAACCTGATTCGCCAAGCGTTAGCTAATATGGCTTGGCACAGTGACTCACACATTGCGGATCTTGGTGACATCGAGTGTAACGATGGTCAATTAGAAGTCAGCCAGAAACAGTGTGCTTCTGTGATTGCCAATGCGTTATCAACCAACAAAGTGATTACCCTTGGCGGTGGTCACGAGGTTGCTTGGGCATCGTTTCAAGGTCTTGCGGAACATCTAAATAAAATTCAATCAGAGCACAAATCTAAGATCGGTATCGTTAATTTTGATGCTCACTTTGATCTTCGCGAATTTGAAAGCAACATTGCCGATGTTAAACCGAGCTCAGGCACACCTTTCAACCAGATAAGTGATTACTGCCACACACATCAATGGCCGTTTCATTACGCTTGCCTTGGCGTGAGTGCTGCTAGCAATACCAAAGCGCTGTTTAACAAAGCTGACCAACTAGGTGTTTGGTATGAACACGACCGCAACATGACCCAAGTTAACCAAGTCGCTCAACTGGTTAAGTTGCAAAAATTCATCGCTGAGTGTGATTACCTCTATCTCACCATTGATCTAGATGTATTCCCCGCTGCGACAGCGCCGGGCGTCAGTGCACCAGCGGCAAGAGGCGTGAGCTATGAAGCACTCGCTCCTTTTCTAGAACAGATTTTCCAACACAGTGAAAAACTCATTATCGCGGACATTGCGGAATACAACCCAGACTACGACGTCGATGGCCAAACGGCTCGATTGGCGGCACGTTTGTGTTGGGATATAGCCAGTGCAATGGCCAGCGACTAA
- a CDS encoding DUF3581 domain-containing protein: protein MFLTPYFSTEDNQFQFTREQASHFAKKVAADFNPIHDEDNKRFCVPGDLLFAVLLQKEGISQKMRFDFSGMVGNGIALSVDNKCDKESSLVDEKGKEYLHMSCEGEKSYDQAFIEHVVTNYVKFSGMNFPHIMVPLMEEQQMMINCQRPLVIYESMEVEFTRLDLSHPEVEFSGATFDVEGKRGIVTLNFDFKEDGEVVGKGVKRMVASGLKPYDQASVDDLVNRFNERKEMFLAQFAAAA from the coding sequence ATGTTTCTGACACCTTACTTTTCTACTGAAGACAATCAATTTCAATTCACTCGTGAACAGGCTAGCCACTTTGCTAAAAAAGTAGCCGCTGACTTCAACCCAATTCACGATGAAGACAACAAGCGCTTCTGCGTGCCTGGCGATCTTTTGTTTGCAGTACTTCTGCAAAAAGAAGGCATCAGCCAAAAAATGCGTTTTGATTTTTCAGGTATGGTGGGTAACGGTATTGCGCTAAGCGTTGACAACAAATGTGATAAAGAAAGCTCACTGGTTGACGAGAAAGGCAAAGAGTACCTGCACATGTCTTGTGAAGGTGAAAAGAGCTACGATCAAGCATTCATCGAACACGTAGTAACAAACTACGTTAAGTTCTCTGGCATGAACTTCCCACACATCATGGTTCCTCTTATGGAAGAGCAACAGATGATGATCAACTGCCAACGTCCTCTTGTGATTTACGAGAGCATGGAAGTTGAATTTACTCGCCTAGACCTATCTCACCCAGAAGTAGAATTCTCTGGCGCGACTTTTGATGTTGAAGGCAAGCGTGGCATCGTGACACTGAACTTCGATTTCAAAGAAGACGGCGAAGTTGTCGGTAAAGGCGTGAAACGCATGGTAGCAAGTGGCCTTAAGCCATACGACCAAGCTTCTGTAGACGACCTAGTAAACCGCTTCAACGAGCGTAAAGAGATGTTTCTAGCTCAGTTCGCAGCTGCCGCTTAA
- a CDS encoding OmpA family protein, with protein sequence MKKITLALALTVALTGCQATQRQNATTGESETNSATQGALIGAIAGAVAGAATGDDSKDRRKRALIGAAGGAAVGGGIGYYFDQQEAALREELMNSGVQVERVGENQLLLRLENGIGFGSGSYALESSIHNTLRGVARILVEYPDTSLVIDGHTDSTGSESSNQILSERRAESVRAFLISQDVAAGRAIARGNGERYPLCDNNTSQGRACNRRVEIQILPLK encoded by the coding sequence TTGAAAAAAATCACACTAGCCCTAGCGCTTACTGTCGCTCTAACGGGTTGTCAGGCAACTCAACGCCAAAATGCTACAACTGGCGAATCTGAGACTAACTCTGCAACTCAAGGCGCTCTAATTGGTGCAATCGCTGGTGCCGTTGCTGGTGCTGCTACTGGTGACGATTCTAAAGATCGCCGTAAACGTGCACTCATCGGTGCTGCTGGTGGCGCTGCCGTTGGTGGTGGTATCGGTTACTACTTCGACCAACAAGAAGCTGCACTTCGTGAAGAACTCATGAACTCTGGTGTTCAAGTTGAACGCGTTGGTGAGAACCAGCTTCTACTTCGCCTAGAAAACGGCATTGGTTTTGGTTCTGGCTCTTACGCTTTGGAGTCTAGTATTCACAACACACTACGTGGTGTTGCTCGTATCTTAGTTGAATACCCAGACACTAGCCTAGTGATCGACGGTCACACTGACAGCACTGGTAGCGAGTCGTCTAACCAAATCCTTTCTGAGCGTCGTGCTGAATCTGTTCGTGCATTCTTGATCTCTCAAGACGTTGCTGCAGGTCGTGCCATTGCTCGTGGTAATGGTGAACGTTACCCTCTATGTGACAACAACACCTCTCAAGGTCGTGCTTGTAACCGTCGCGTAGAAATTCAAATCTTGCCACTTAAGTAG
- the ydiJ gene encoding D-2-hydroxyglutarate dehydrogenase YdiJ, with protein sequence MLPRLQLNADVDPVVVRFLDELKTAGFTGDIESQYSSRLAVATDNSVYQQLPQAVILPKTTQDVVLLGQVGAKSAYERVTFSPRGGGTGTNGQSLTKGVVVDLSRYMNKVLEINEKEGWVRVQSGVVKDQLNDAVRPYGYFFSPDLSTSNRATLGGMINTDASGQGSLKYGKTSDHVLSLQAVFADGSCLESDLSHGLPVEGEFAHHALAVTEAVCRDKRAQILNKFPPLNRFLTGYDLKNAINEQDDSFDLTRVLCGAEGSLAFITEAKLNLTKIPKARTLVNVKYNTFDSALRNAPFMVEAKALSVETVDSRVLNLAKQDIVWHTVSDLLMDVPNKEMLGINMVEFAGQDEAEVEQQVQALTAQLESMLETEEAGVIGFQVCSDLASIGRIYNMRKKAVGLLGAAKGRAKPVAFAEDTCVPPENLADFISEFRVLLDSKELNYGMFGHVDAGVLHVRPALDLCDPMQEALMHEVSDEVVKLVAKYGGLMWGEHGKGFRSEYGPDFFGEELFTELRRVKAAFDPHNKMNPGKICTPLESDAELVKVTDTKRGFYDRQIDVQVRDSFKQAMECNGNGLCFNYDTSSPMCPSMKVTADRRHSPKGRAGLVREWLRQLTEQGVDILDLEQEALKDNTPVKTMVERVRNTMNKRHEYDFSHEVHEAMNGCLACKACASQCPIKVDVPSFRSRFLNIYYSRYQRPAKDYLVANIETMLPLMAKAPKVVNAALGQRWIQTATAKTVGYVDAPLMSVPTLKNRLASKELQLFDLQYLESLSSEQKKQHVLIVQDPFTSFYDAEVVEDFVTLAQKLGKTPVLLPFKPNGKALHIKGFLSRFAREAKSTSDFLSMVADIGIPLVGVDPALVLCYRDEYIEILGDKRGDFDVLTVHEWLMPSLGEFEARSASEEMWYLFAHCTEKTKMPNAEKEWGAIFKHFGAALTSVPVGCCGMAGTFGHEVDKLQMSKDIYGLSWKPQMQDLPKDRCLVTGYSCRSQVKRFEGEKLAHPLQALAKIL encoded by the coding sequence ATGTTACCAAGACTTCAACTTAATGCTGATGTCGATCCAGTAGTCGTACGCTTTTTAGATGAACTAAAAACAGCGGGCTTTACTGGCGACATTGAATCTCAATATTCTAGCCGTTTGGCTGTGGCGACTGATAACAGTGTCTATCAGCAATTGCCGCAGGCGGTCATCCTTCCTAAAACAACTCAAGACGTTGTGTTGCTCGGTCAGGTGGGTGCTAAATCCGCTTACGAACGCGTGACCTTTTCACCTCGTGGCGGCGGTACCGGAACCAACGGACAATCCTTAACAAAAGGTGTTGTGGTTGACCTTTCACGATACATGAACAAGGTTCTTGAGATTAACGAGAAAGAGGGCTGGGTGAGAGTTCAGTCTGGCGTCGTTAAAGACCAATTGAATGATGCGGTACGTCCCTACGGTTACTTTTTCTCTCCAGACCTTTCTACCAGTAACCGAGCAACCTTAGGTGGCATGATCAATACCGATGCTTCGGGCCAAGGGTCGTTGAAGTACGGAAAAACGTCCGACCATGTGTTGTCGTTACAAGCGGTGTTCGCAGATGGTTCGTGTCTAGAGTCTGATTTATCACACGGCTTGCCAGTTGAGGGTGAATTTGCTCACCATGCCCTTGCGGTTACTGAGGCAGTTTGTCGAGACAAGCGCGCTCAAATTCTTAATAAATTCCCACCCTTGAATCGCTTCTTAACAGGTTACGACCTAAAGAACGCAATCAACGAACAAGACGACAGCTTCGACTTGACTCGCGTCCTATGTGGTGCTGAAGGTTCTTTAGCATTCATCACGGAAGCAAAGTTAAACCTAACCAAGATTCCAAAAGCGCGCACACTGGTTAACGTGAAATACAACACGTTCGATTCTGCGCTGCGCAATGCTCCGTTTATGGTAGAAGCGAAAGCGCTGTCTGTAGAAACGGTTGATTCAAGAGTATTGAACCTAGCGAAGCAAGACATCGTTTGGCACACCGTGAGCGACCTGCTTATGGATGTTCCCAATAAAGAGATGCTTGGTATCAACATGGTTGAGTTTGCAGGCCAAGATGAAGCGGAAGTTGAACAACAAGTTCAAGCGCTGACTGCACAACTTGAAAGCATGCTTGAAACCGAAGAAGCCGGTGTGATTGGCTTCCAAGTGTGCAGTGATTTGGCGAGCATTGGCCGAATTTACAACATGCGTAAAAAAGCGGTGGGTCTGTTAGGTGCGGCGAAAGGCCGAGCTAAGCCAGTCGCTTTTGCTGAAGATACCTGTGTACCACCGGAAAACTTGGCGGACTTCATCTCTGAATTTAGAGTGCTGCTCGATTCAAAAGAGCTGAACTACGGCATGTTTGGTCACGTTGATGCGGGCGTATTACACGTTCGTCCGGCACTTGATCTGTGTGACCCGATGCAAGAAGCACTGATGCACGAAGTCTCTGATGAAGTGGTTAAGCTGGTGGCTAAATACGGCGGCTTGATGTGGGGTGAGCACGGTAAAGGTTTTCGCTCTGAGTATGGCCCAGACTTCTTTGGTGAAGAGCTGTTTACTGAGTTAAGACGTGTTAAAGCAGCGTTCGACCCGCACAATAAGATGAATCCAGGCAAGATCTGTACGCCATTAGAAAGCGACGCTGAATTGGTGAAAGTCACCGATACCAAGCGCGGCTTCTATGACCGTCAGATCGACGTACAAGTTCGTGATAGCTTCAAACAAGCCATGGAATGTAATGGTAACGGCTTGTGCTTCAACTACGATACGAGCTCGCCAATGTGTCCTTCGATGAAAGTCACAGCTGACCGTCGTCATTCACCAAAAGGCCGCGCAGGTTTGGTAAGAGAGTGGTTGCGTCAGTTAACGGAACAAGGCGTCGATATTCTCGATTTAGAGCAAGAAGCGCTGAAGGACAATACTCCGGTTAAAACCATGGTTGAGCGTGTTCGTAACACGATGAACAAACGCCATGAATACGATTTCTCGCATGAAGTTCACGAAGCGATGAATGGTTGTCTTGCATGTAAAGCGTGTGCGAGCCAGTGTCCGATTAAAGTCGATGTGCCGAGCTTCCGTTCTCGATTCTTAAACATTTATTACTCACGCTACCAACGTCCTGCAAAAGACTATTTAGTCGCCAACATTGAAACCATGCTGCCGCTAATGGCGAAAGCACCAAAGGTTGTTAACGCAGCCTTGGGTCAAAGGTGGATACAAACCGCAACGGCTAAAACGGTTGGTTATGTTGATGCACCACTGATGTCGGTGCCTACGCTAAAAAATCGTTTGGCGAGTAAAGAATTGCAACTCTTCGACTTACAGTACTTAGAAAGCTTGTCTTCTGAGCAGAAGAAACAGCATGTACTTATCGTTCAAGACCCGTTTACTAGCTTTTATGATGCAGAAGTAGTTGAAGACTTCGTTACTCTGGCTCAAAAGCTGGGCAAAACACCGGTACTGCTGCCGTTTAAGCCAAATGGAAAAGCGCTGCACATTAAAGGCTTCTTAAGTCGCTTTGCGCGTGAAGCGAAATCCACATCGGATTTCTTGTCGATGGTGGCGGATATCGGCATTCCTTTGGTGGGTGTTGATCCTGCACTGGTACTTTGTTATCGCGATGAATACATCGAGATCTTAGGTGACAAGCGTGGCGACTTTGATGTGCTCACCGTGCATGAATGGTTAATGCCATCGTTAGGTGAGTTCGAAGCTCGTTCTGCAAGTGAAGAGATGTGGTACTTGTTCGCTCACTGTACTGAGAAGACCAAAATGCCGAACGCTGAAAAAGAGTGGGGCGCTATCTTCAAACACTTTGGTGCTGCGTTAACCAGTGTTCCTGTCGGTTGTTGTGGTATGGCAGGTACTTTCGGCCATGAAGTCGATAAGCTGCAAATGTCGAAAGACATATACGGTTTAAGCTGGAAACCTCAAATGCAGGACTTACCAAAAGATCGTTGTTTGGTGACGGGTTACTCTTGCCGTAGCCAAGTAAAGCGTTTTGAAGGTGAGAAGCTTGCTCACCCATTACAGGCGCTAGCAAAAATTCTTTAA